A part of Fundidesulfovibrio magnetotacticus genomic DNA contains:
- the tssK gene encoding type VI secretion system baseplate subunit TssK, with amino-acid sequence MTAEAPLFWHQGLFLTPQHLQLVDWRQHVKLQAVVRYSQRHFWGIGALEVRADALAARKVEISRVEAVFQNGFYVCSPDNAVAAARSLDEAALDADRPVGVYLGLKRLNHAGSNVTVQQDFSLSGTPPSTFVAKADPEAVPDLHAGGPPAQVKTLRFALAVFFEHELPHLGDFHLIQIGRVRRESDKFLFDEGFIPPCLTLGAAPALEKIVKDVTDLVTARARALEDYKMRGELTSKEFDPGYMVFLLALMTLNRYAPLFNHYVEASVVHPWDVYGAFRQFLGELSTFADDFGALGERYDGEKLVPDYDHENLTGCFGAARKLIERMIEGIGTSIELLVALQKKDSYFVAELPERVFNPTNRFWLIVRTDQNPEAVPQTVLSTVKLCATPLMATLLVKAVPGVPLSYSKNPPAGLPKRSGTHYFLLDSGNPLWSDVGRNRSLALFWDNPPEDLSVHLAVLRGK; translated from the coding sequence GTGACCGCTGAAGCGCCGCTCTTCTGGCACCAGGGGCTCTTTCTCACGCCCCAGCACCTGCAACTGGTGGACTGGCGACAGCACGTGAAGCTGCAGGCCGTGGTGCGCTATTCCCAACGCCACTTCTGGGGCATTGGGGCGCTGGAGGTGCGCGCCGACGCCCTGGCCGCGCGCAAGGTGGAGATCTCGCGCGTGGAGGCCGTGTTCCAGAACGGCTTCTACGTGTGCAGCCCGGACAACGCCGTGGCCGCCGCCCGCTCCCTGGACGAGGCCGCCCTGGATGCCGACCGGCCCGTGGGCGTCTACCTGGGGCTCAAGCGCCTGAACCACGCCGGGTCCAACGTGACCGTCCAGCAGGACTTCTCCCTGAGCGGCACGCCCCCCTCCACCTTCGTGGCCAAGGCCGACCCCGAGGCCGTGCCCGACCTCCACGCCGGCGGCCCCCCGGCGCAGGTGAAGACCCTGCGCTTCGCCCTGGCCGTTTTCTTCGAGCACGAACTGCCCCACCTGGGCGACTTCCACCTCATCCAGATCGGCAGGGTCCGGCGCGAGTCCGACAAGTTCCTCTTCGACGAGGGCTTCATCCCCCCCTGCCTGACCCTGGGCGCCGCGCCAGCCCTGGAGAAGATCGTCAAGGACGTCACGGACCTGGTCACGGCCCGCGCCCGCGCCCTGGAAGACTACAAAATGCGCGGCGAACTCACCTCCAAGGAGTTCGACCCGGGCTACATGGTCTTCCTCCTGGCGCTCATGACCCTCAACCGCTACGCGCCGCTGTTCAACCACTACGTGGAAGCCTCCGTGGTGCACCCCTGGGACGTGTACGGCGCGTTCCGCCAGTTCCTGGGCGAGCTCTCCACCTTCGCCGACGACTTCGGCGCGCTGGGCGAGCGCTACGACGGCGAAAAGCTCGTGCCCGACTACGACCACGAGAACCTCACCGGCTGCTTCGGGGCAGCGCGCAAGCTCATCGAGCGCATGATCGAGGGCATCGGCACCTCCATCGAGCTGCTGGTGGCCCTCCAGAAGAAGGACAGCTACTTCGTGGCCGAGCTGCCCGAGCGCGTCTTCAACCCCACCAACCGCTTCTGGCTCATCGTGCGCACCGACCAGAACCCCGAGGCCGTGCCCCAGACCGTGCTCTCCACCGTGAAGCTCTGCGCCACCCCGCTCATGGCCACGCTCCTGGTGAAGGCCGTGCCCGGCGTGCCCCTCAGCTACTCCAAGAACCCTCCCGCCGGGCTGCCCAAACGCTCCGGCACCCACTACTTCCTGCTGGATTCGGGCAACCCCCTCTGGTCCGACGTGGGCCGCAACCGCTCCCTGGCCCTGTTCTGGGACAACCCGCCGGAAGACCTCTCGGTCCATCTGGCCGTGTTGAGGGGCAAGTAG
- a CDS encoding DotU family type IV/VI secretion system protein, with translation MRLVDCFIESVTLVLDVARKPQAFPKYEDTRDKVETLINGAGRMAKKLGVSAAEFQEARFAVCAWMDEMILGSAWEGKAQWLHQPLQRVVYDTVNAGEEFFERLDALLAKAGSDFTFSEPGAKATVEELSFGDDPDPAPVCAEDAPAASAAPFAPQDDPGDVGVGLKGVLEVYGLTMMLGFTGRYFHPDDQAALGSLRQKTIALALGQTPRPRREQAARLFPALYGPDPSRKERKRFWRGMDWVDVVVLGVPPLTLAVMYFAYSRILSGALKGFLGGP, from the coding sequence ATGCGTCTGGTGGACTGCTTCATCGAGTCCGTCACCCTCGTGCTGGACGTGGCCCGCAAGCCCCAGGCCTTCCCCAAGTACGAGGACACCCGCGACAAGGTGGAAACGCTCATCAACGGGGCCGGGCGCATGGCCAAGAAGCTGGGCGTCTCGGCGGCGGAATTCCAGGAAGCCCGCTTCGCCGTGTGCGCCTGGATGGACGAGATGATCCTGGGCTCAGCCTGGGAGGGCAAGGCCCAGTGGCTCCACCAGCCCCTGCAGCGCGTGGTCTACGACACCGTCAACGCGGGCGAGGAGTTCTTCGAGCGCCTGGACGCCCTGCTGGCCAAGGCCGGCAGCGACTTCACCTTCTCCGAACCCGGGGCCAAGGCCACCGTGGAGGAGCTCTCCTTCGGCGACGACCCGGACCCCGCCCCGGTCTGCGCCGAGGACGCCCCTGCCGCCTCCGCCGCACCCTTCGCGCCCCAGGACGACCCGGGCGACGTGGGCGTGGGCCTCAAGGGCGTGCTGGAGGTCTACGGCCTCACCATGATGCTGGGCTTCACCGGCCGCTACTTCCACCCCGACGACCAGGCCGCCCTGGGCAGCCTGCGCCAGAAGACCATCGCCCTGGCCCTGGGCCAGACACCGCGCCCACGGCGCGAACAGGCCGCCAGGCTCTTTCCGGCGCTCTACGGCCCCGACCCGTCCCGCAAGGAACGCAAGCGCTTCTGGCGCGGCATGGACTGGGTGGACGTGGTGGTGCTGGGCGTGCCGCCCCTGACCCTGGCCGTCATGTATTTCGCCTACAGCCGCATCCTTTCCGGGGCCCTCAAGGGCTTCCTGGGAGGGCCATAG
- a CDS encoding type VI secretion protein IcmF/TssM N-terminal domain-containing protein, which translates to MKNVLIIVLKVFLWLLLFAAIGVGAWYLAQWRGWPDWAAAAIGVGAAGIIVGVVFLRRWWFRRRERQFVKRVVEQDTAAISAAQGEQARLLRDVEDRFAKAVEILRASQLRQQGDPVYVKPWFLVMGETGAGKSLALRRAKLASILTDVGQERLPAPTRNVDFWFADEAVILDTAGRYAIPQDEARDREEWERFLALLVKHRRKEPLNGLVLTVAADKLTDASDDVLVEHAKGLRRRVNELMRVIGAKFPVFLLVTKMDHVLGMNGFVDMLENGELLQAMGEVNSNTLRPAVNALDEGMKRLTTRLKDLRLLLPCDLADMDPATLMLPDELARLGGRLRVFTGALFSENPYLETPVYRGVFFSSARQEGQAHVLSQDLADVAAQLSERAATDRGAFLHDVFSRFLPGDRNLFTPMLEFARWRSRTRFAGVMAWLFLLFCAAGFFTLSYTHNNRALQVISSQFAEMPKLTGGMDQKLLILDQLRRQIVQMEAVNRDWLLPRMGLDQSLAGERRVKLAFAGLFRDQVLTPLDSSMRASVDALDNRASETTIGMYIGHMVWRIELLKAKQRGASLEDMRKIPSYPDAVLAQVDPKLVPELAPFFNDCYLDYLYWEPWNEAMAQHLADFKLRLTRLASLKDGQMQWLVEWANTRPYLHPVTLNDFWGGAGQVSGQDAYVPAGFTSQGKKAIESFIKEFDQAVDNPKAFQARIDAFWSWYANQFYLSWQHFAQGFHLGYGFLLDDNDKRKMAARMPTFAGPYFAMLERMARDFQALGKLGTPPPWAAEVSRFHIAMEQAKAQNKAEPLIEKGKERVEVAVQRIQGDIDPNDARKFENLLAATGKLQEYQKALTDMVPAVATQETAFQFVSASMGASVSADAPAGGAPAPALTVKSPAQTAEAALMSMNALIGVGGGAGGDAFTQMVGGPLAFFVLFSTELASCELQRQWESRVLSEAQMIPQSRYRQVLLDKKDGVVWKFVNGPAKPFLTREIKGWAAKPWMQAVFPVNRTFLNFLDEGGQEVAEALPEYDVIVKTVPTTVNPEARQKPYLTTLTLTCGNQPQALNNYNFLDSASFKWKPDGCSDTTVTIVFNDLTVTKTYPGPNGFALFLKDFRTGGSKTYTPEDFPGQKDMLGALGVKRIQVSFVFEGNQPVIRLLSVTPASIPQSISECVK; encoded by the coding sequence ATGAAAAACGTTCTGATCATCGTGCTCAAGGTCTTCCTCTGGCTCCTGCTGTTCGCCGCCATCGGCGTGGGCGCGTGGTACCTGGCCCAGTGGCGCGGCTGGCCCGATTGGGCGGCTGCGGCCATCGGCGTGGGCGCGGCCGGGATCATCGTGGGCGTGGTCTTCCTGCGTCGCTGGTGGTTCCGCCGCCGCGAGCGCCAGTTCGTCAAGCGCGTGGTGGAGCAGGACACCGCCGCCATCTCCGCCGCCCAGGGCGAACAGGCCAGGCTCCTGCGAGACGTGGAGGACCGCTTCGCCAAGGCCGTGGAGATCCTGCGCGCCTCCCAGCTCCGGCAGCAGGGCGATCCGGTCTACGTGAAGCCCTGGTTCCTGGTGATGGGCGAGACGGGGGCGGGCAAGTCCCTGGCCCTGCGCCGGGCCAAGCTGGCCTCCATCCTCACCGACGTGGGCCAGGAGCGCCTGCCCGCACCCACCCGCAACGTGGACTTCTGGTTCGCCGACGAGGCCGTGATCCTGGACACCGCCGGACGCTACGCCATCCCCCAGGACGAGGCACGCGACCGCGAGGAGTGGGAGCGCTTCCTGGCGCTGCTCGTCAAGCACCGCCGCAAGGAGCCCCTGAACGGGCTGGTGCTGACCGTGGCCGCCGACAAGCTCACCGACGCCTCCGACGACGTGCTCGTGGAGCACGCCAAGGGCCTGCGCCGCCGCGTCAACGAGCTCATGCGCGTGATCGGGGCCAAGTTCCCCGTGTTCCTCCTGGTCACCAAGATGGACCACGTTCTCGGCATGAACGGCTTCGTGGACATGCTCGAGAACGGCGAACTGCTCCAGGCCATGGGCGAGGTGAACTCCAACACCCTGCGCCCGGCTGTCAACGCCCTGGACGAGGGCATGAAGCGCCTGACCACAAGGCTCAAAGACCTGCGCCTGCTCCTGCCCTGCGACCTGGCCGACATGGACCCGGCCACCCTCATGCTTCCCGACGAGCTGGCCCGCCTGGGCGGCAGGCTGCGCGTCTTCACCGGGGCGCTCTTTTCCGAGAACCCCTACCTGGAGACGCCCGTCTACCGTGGCGTGTTCTTCTCCAGCGCCCGCCAGGAAGGGCAGGCCCATGTGCTCTCCCAGGACCTGGCCGACGTGGCCGCCCAGCTCTCCGAGCGCGCCGCCACCGACCGCGGGGCCTTCCTCCACGACGTGTTCTCCCGCTTCCTGCCCGGCGACCGCAACCTCTTCACCCCCATGCTGGAGTTCGCCCGCTGGCGCTCCCGCACGCGCTTCGCAGGGGTGATGGCCTGGCTCTTCCTGCTGTTCTGCGCGGCCGGGTTCTTCACGCTCTCCTACACACACAACAACCGCGCCCTCCAGGTGATCTCCTCCCAGTTCGCCGAGATGCCCAAGCTCACCGGCGGCATGGACCAGAAACTGCTCATCCTGGACCAGCTGCGCCGCCAGATCGTGCAGATGGAGGCCGTCAACCGCGACTGGCTCCTGCCCCGCATGGGCCTGGACCAGAGCCTCGCGGGCGAGCGCCGCGTGAAGCTGGCCTTCGCCGGGCTCTTCCGCGACCAGGTGCTCACCCCCCTGGACTCCTCCATGCGCGCCTCCGTGGACGCACTGGACAACAGGGCCTCCGAGACCACCATCGGCATGTACATCGGGCACATGGTCTGGCGCATCGAACTCCTCAAAGCCAAGCAGCGCGGGGCCTCTCTGGAGGATATGCGCAAGATCCCCTCCTACCCCGACGCCGTGCTCGCCCAGGTGGACCCCAAGCTCGTCCCCGAGCTGGCCCCCTTCTTCAACGACTGCTACCTGGACTACCTCTACTGGGAGCCCTGGAACGAGGCCATGGCCCAGCACCTGGCCGACTTCAAGCTGCGTCTCACGCGCCTGGCCTCCCTCAAGGACGGCCAGATGCAGTGGCTCGTGGAATGGGCCAACACCCGCCCCTACCTGCACCCCGTCACCCTCAACGACTTCTGGGGCGGCGCGGGCCAGGTCTCCGGCCAGGACGCCTACGTGCCTGCCGGCTTCACGTCGCAGGGCAAGAAGGCCATCGAGTCCTTCATCAAGGAATTCGACCAGGCCGTGGACAACCCCAAGGCCTTCCAGGCGCGCATCGACGCCTTCTGGAGCTGGTACGCCAACCAGTTCTACCTCTCCTGGCAGCACTTCGCCCAGGGCTTCCACCTGGGCTACGGCTTCCTCCTGGACGACAACGACAAGCGCAAGATGGCCGCGCGCATGCCCACCTTTGCCGGGCCCTACTTCGCCATGCTCGAGCGCATGGCCAGGGACTTCCAGGCCCTGGGCAAACTGGGCACGCCGCCGCCCTGGGCCGCCGAGGTCTCGCGCTTCCACATCGCCATGGAGCAGGCCAAGGCCCAGAACAAGGCCGAACCCCTGATCGAGAAGGGCAAGGAGCGCGTGGAGGTGGCCGTCCAGCGCATCCAGGGGGACATCGATCCCAACGACGCCCGCAAGTTCGAGAATCTCCTGGCCGCCACCGGCAAGCTCCAGGAGTACCAGAAGGCCCTCACGGACATGGTGCCCGCCGTGGCCACCCAGGAGACGGCCTTCCAGTTCGTCTCCGCCTCCATGGGGGCCTCCGTGTCCGCCGACGCCCCGGCAGGCGGCGCGCCCGCGCCCGCCCTGACCGTGAAGAGCCCGGCCCAGACAGCCGAGGCGGCGCTCATGTCCATGAACGCCCTCATCGGCGTGGGCGGGGGCGCGGGCGGCGACGCCTTCACCCAGATGGTGGGCGGCCCGCTGGCCTTCTTCGTGCTCTTCTCCACGGAGCTGGCCTCCTGCGAGTTGCAGCGCCAGTGGGAGAGCCGCGTGCTTTCCGAGGCCCAGATGATCCCCCAGAGCCGCTACCGCCAGGTGCTCCTGGACAAAAAGGACGGCGTGGTCTGGAAGTTCGTGAACGGCCCGGCCAAGCCCTTCCTCACGCGCGAGATCAAGGGCTGGGCCGCCAAGCCCTGGATGCAGGCCGTGTTCCCCGTCAACCGCACCTTCCTGAACTTCCTCGACGAGGGAGGCCAGGAGGTGGCCGAGGCCCTGCCGGAGTACGACGTGATCGTGAAGACCGTGCCCACCACGGTGAACCCCGAGGCGCGCCAGAAGCCCTACCTCACCACGCTCACGCTCACCTGCGGCAACCAGCCCCAGGCCCTCAACAACTACAACTTCCTGGACTCGGCCTCCTTCAAGTGGAAGCCCGACGGCTGCTCGGACACCACCGTCACCATCGTCTTCAACGACCTCACCGTCACCAAGACCTATCCCGGCCCCAACGGCTTCGCCCTGTTCCTCAAGGACTTCCGCACCGGCGGCTCCAAGACCTACACCCCCGAGGACTTCCCCGGGCAGAAGGACATGCTGGGGGCGCTGGGCGTCAAGCGCATCCAGGTGAGCTTCGTGTTCGAGGGCAACCAGCCCGTGATCCGGCTCCTCTCCGTGACGCCTGCGAGCATCCCGCAGAGCATCAGCGAGTGCGTGAAGTAG
- a CDS encoding alpha/beta fold hydrolase, giving the protein MASIILLHGAFTGGWLWRFTAQALDRLGHDVHRPSLTGCGERAHLLRPEISLAMHVQDAAQLLFHEDLDRTLLVGHGYGGLIAQALAHRHSAKVAGVVLLDGALAERGKCYAEAAGRADLAVRAMPASADWLVPPPPPESFGLTCREAARWLSVRLQPFPRACLTDPYPYGGRGQELPRFLVRTALPGGAKAAPAARAALSRVKVVEFQGGPLPMVNQAGTLAELLSGLAGAISPAREAGAGEGSAPTRRGACRRGGEDL; this is encoded by the coding sequence ATGGCCTCCATCATACTCCTCCACGGCGCGTTCACCGGCGGCTGGCTCTGGCGCTTCACGGCCCAGGCCCTGGACCGTCTGGGCCACGATGTCCACCGGCCCTCGCTCACCGGCTGCGGGGAGCGCGCCCACCTGTTGCGGCCCGAAATCTCCCTGGCCATGCACGTGCAGGACGCCGCCCAGCTCCTCTTCCACGAGGACCTGGATCGGACGCTCCTGGTGGGCCATGGCTACGGCGGACTGATCGCCCAGGCTCTGGCCCATCGCCACTCCGCCAAGGTGGCCGGGGTGGTGCTTCTGGACGGCGCGCTGGCGGAGCGCGGCAAATGCTACGCCGAAGCCGCCGGACGCGCCGACCTGGCCGTGCGCGCCATGCCCGCCTCGGCCGACTGGCTCGTGCCGCCCCCGCCGCCCGAGAGCTTCGGCCTCACCTGCCGGGAGGCGGCACGCTGGCTTTCCGTGCGTCTCCAGCCCTTCCCGCGCGCCTGCCTCACCGACCCCTATCCCTACGGCGGGCGCGGGCAGGAGCTGCCGCGTTTTCTCGTGCGCACGGCACTGCCCGGCGGAGCGAAGGCGGCCCCGGCCGCTCGTGCGGCGCTCAGCCGCGTGAAGGTGGTGGAGTTTCAGGGCGGTCCGTTACCCATGGTCAATCAGGCCGGGACCCTGGCGGAGCTGCTCTCGGGCCTTGCCGGGGCCATCAGTCCGGCGCGGGAGGCCGGCGCGGGCGAAGGCTCGGCGCCGACGCGGCGTGGCGCCTGCCGCCGGGGCGGGGAGGATTTGTGA